A region of Deinococcus rubellus DNA encodes the following proteins:
- a CDS encoding 1,4-dihydroxy-6-naphthoate synthase, with amino-acid sequence MTTVPTPLDLGYSFCPNDTFIFYALSHGKVAAPAPVREVLEDVQTLNDWAEQGRLPITKISYRAYFGVMDDYVALRSGGALGRGVGPLVVARQALGDLNGKTVLSPGALTTAELLLKIVYPEVNVLRVRYDEVMPAVERGELGGVRVDAGLIIHESRFTYPQHGLTKLLDLGAWWEGETGLPLPLGAILVRRDLPRQMQWALNESVRASLEYAYAHPQEPKAYIREHALEMADEVMQAHIDLYVNGFSLDVGEEGTRAVQELHRRAVAVGAVKASDLPLFVERA; translated from the coding sequence ATGACCACCGTCCCCACTCCCCTTGATCTCGGCTACTCGTTTTGCCCCAACGACACCTTCATCTTTTACGCCCTCTCACACGGCAAGGTGGCAGCCCCGGCCCCAGTGCGCGAGGTGCTCGAAGATGTGCAGACACTCAACGACTGGGCCGAGCAGGGCCGGTTGCCCATCACCAAGATCAGTTACCGGGCCTACTTCGGGGTGATGGACGACTATGTGGCGCTCAGGAGCGGCGGAGCGCTGGGGCGCGGGGTGGGGCCGCTGGTGGTGGCCCGGCAGGCATTGGGCGACCTCAACGGCAAGACGGTGCTGTCGCCGGGCGCGCTGACCACCGCCGAGCTGCTGCTGAAAATCGTCTACCCCGAGGTGAACGTGCTGCGGGTGCGCTACGACGAGGTGATGCCCGCCGTCGAGCGCGGCGAACTCGGCGGCGTCAGGGTCGACGCCGGGCTGATCATCCATGAGTCGCGCTTCACCTACCCGCAGCACGGCCTGACCAAGCTGCTCGACCTGGGCGCGTGGTGGGAGGGCGAAACCGGCCTGCCGCTGCCGCTCGGCGCGATTCTGGTGCGCCGCGATCTGCCGCGCCAGATGCAGTGGGCGCTGAACGAATCGGTACGCGCCAGCCTGGAATACGCCTACGCCCATCCGCAGGAACCCAAAGCCTACATCCGGGAACACGCCCTGGAGATGGCCGACGAGGTGATGCAGGCGCACATTGACCTCTACGTCAACGGGTTCAGCCTCGACGTAGGCGAAGAGGGAACGCGGGCCGTGCAGGAGTTGCACCGCCGGGCGGTGGCGGTGGGCGCAGTGAAGGCCAGCGACTTGCCGCTGTTCGTGGAGCGGGCCTGA
- a CDS encoding DUF885 domain-containing protein, which translates to MTKPNPGTSGPDDLARRYIRLAHALDAHSPGFIDGYGGPAELADRTLRPASELLSEAQALQHDVQGEPDPTRRAFLVAQTRAMHTLARMLGGEVLPYAEEVRGLYDIDPERADLAELDAALRELDAALPGRGSRDEREEAVRSRVTVPPGELLRVAGPILTELRRRTASQYGLPDGENFSIGLVTNKPWGGYNWPLGNLQSRIDINTDLPVALTGLPDLLAHEGYPGHHTEHATKEAVLVREKGWFEHSIQLINPPECVVSEGVAVNALDAVMTPGEVAIWLTGDLASVAGIDPDAVQDALRLAALKEKMSSVSGHAALMLHQDGASQREVLDFFRHYAASTPERAQKSLEFISQPTFRAYIFTYSVGGRLVREAIKRGAVTFGQLLAEPVTPGALRG; encoded by the coding sequence ATGACCAAGCCCAACCCCGGCACATCCGGCCCCGACGACCTGGCCCGCCGCTACATCCGCCTGGCACACGCCCTGGACGCCCACTCGCCCGGCTTCATCGACGGCTATGGTGGCCCCGCCGAGCTGGCAGACCGCACGCTGCGCCCGGCCTCCGAACTTCTGAGCGAGGCCCAGGCGCTGCAACATGACGTTCAGGGCGAACCCGACCCCACGCGCCGAGCCTTTCTGGTGGCGCAGACGCGGGCCATGCACACCCTGGCGCGGATGCTGGGCGGCGAGGTGCTGCCCTACGCCGAGGAAGTGCGCGGCTTGTACGACATCGACCCGGAGCGGGCCGACCTCGCCGAGCTGGACGCGGCGCTGCGGGAGCTGGACGCCGCCCTGCCGGGCCGGGGCAGCCGTGATGAGCGCGAGGAGGCGGTGCGCTCACGGGTGACGGTGCCGCCGGGCGAACTGCTGCGGGTGGCCGGGCCGATCCTGACCGAACTGCGGCGGCGCACGGCCAGCCAGTACGGTCTGCCGGACGGTGAGAACTTCAGCATCGGGCTGGTGACGAACAAGCCCTGGGGCGGTTACAACTGGCCGCTGGGAAACCTGCAAAGCCGCATCGACATCAATACCGATTTGCCAGTGGCCCTCACCGGCTTGCCGGATTTACTGGCCCATGAGGGCTACCCCGGCCACCACACCGAGCACGCCACCAAGGAAGCGGTGCTGGTGCGCGAAAAGGGCTGGTTCGAGCACAGCATTCAGCTCATCAACCCGCCGGAGTGCGTGGTCAGCGAAGGCGTCGCCGTGAACGCGCTGGACGCCGTGATGACACCAGGCGAGGTGGCTATCTGGCTCACCGGCGACCTGGCGAGCGTGGCCGGAATCGATCCCGACGCTGTTCAGGACGCCCTGCGTCTGGCAGCCCTCAAGGAAAAGATGAGCAGCGTCTCCGGCCACGCCGCGCTGATGCTCCATCAGGACGGAGCCAGCCAGCGGGAAGTGCTGGACTTCTTCCGGCACTACGCCGCCTCGACCCCGGAACGGGCGCAAAAGAGCCTGGAATTCATCTCGCAGCCGACCTTCCGGGCCTACATCTTCACCTACAGCGTGGGCGGCAGGCTGGTGCGGGAAGCCATCAAGCGAGGCGCAGTGACGTTCGGGCAACTGCTGGCTGAGCCGGTGACGCCGGGGGCGCTGCGGGGCTGA
- a CDS encoding beta strand repeat-containing protein gives MKKKFGLLALTGVIALASCSQGTTVPGATQKLTINVSGVSSAPFTITKSGSAAQTVTVSGTLTQTLPAGSYTVTPGAVTGYTTPSSQTADLTSTDKTLSFTYTATGTGGTGGTGGTGGTGGNGNPSTIAGIQITSPLPNSTVTGTSVVVGYNITGTLTNIKCGVQGGTLTPSTNSSATAGNCPVSLVGVPNGPVTLVVSGTDSTGATATASVTINLNVAAGTTGLTFDPQITSDPVTGIVNYEDPKYNNGAARIVPQQIDTTGYTPVQYLRGTVGINFNPAVATGSRVELYVANSSSGPALNYLYDSLAPGPRPTPDLYPADTVAFDTTQLNNQQGQLLYFVTRTTTGTNITTAAVPFIVDNTGPQSPQVTTQGAGDANSNFIESLCNTPGSAAARGTVLERLANGGLTDNAGPLPSGLENIRYYYVPASFQNQLPPPGALGSSQATARANFVIQNGLLAAGTTVEAAGPNGDYRVTVPTNPLAPAAPVAYRDGRYIVIAVATDKLGNKTASQANALLTIDNTGPVINGGIVDTSPLPFKAKPGFLSDYGSLAGSITDTGGVGFAGDGVFGSNGLGLTLGGLNFPIFNGTCGATNLNLAGQFSTIINSNLIADGTYNLGGSITDLLGNPAQAATNGVGTVNGTAAAPATITIDNTDPSVDIVSPSIGQSFLAGDNLGINSQVTDQTSGLADTYAFLSDRDPAGLNGAPVAQGIGTTGYTARNFAPFISDGDLGGALNPVQNENLRGYAVIDTPVQIGGARGNAPVFNVAVAGAPVAPTVQKQLSTVVSATALYARYPAEANVKNNQPHQSQVMIMAVDNAGNATLQARSIIVRPSVDNPNPGQVPVSTGNGGGVLFPVGSHVPTLDKFDAYLQSLGTVSTSTFTGQAPDYRYITNGSLQAGGSDNFDAGGATLVPPFLLGDTLNDIYNIDLLIPNTRSNNGASATGAVTNNFYKQFGVGAWQKIVCWQDDTVLGTGTGEGTTPCGPFVATGVDTNSTNLAQFTSLHDPSFSTPNGTPRQIAGTRSVWGDTSIANAGRTALNDYAPWFSYGNGFTASNVSRASVTIDDPTNTNPGGGASAFAVITNDSKGYYQSTGETVAQTSSVQFAPEFSSTNYTINQGQTLTFLVTDQNNATGATTPEYRVLSGATGNTTSSGYVVTSVTPVNISASTAAYYVTVTNDGKINGNQVVPPTLTPAGSVAGSSIIRLQKISAPIATSAPVTVTVTASTTTNP, from the coding sequence ATGAAGAAAAAGTTTGGCCTTTTGGCCCTCACCGGTGTCATCGCCCTGGCGTCCTGCTCACAGGGCACTACCGTTCCAGGAGCCACCCAGAAGCTGACCATCAACGTCTCGGGTGTCTCCTCGGCCCCCTTCACCATCACCAAGTCGGGCAGCGCTGCCCAGACCGTGACGGTGAGCGGCACCCTGACCCAGACCCTGCCTGCGGGCAGCTACACCGTGACGCCCGGCGCAGTGACGGGCTACACCACGCCCTCCTCGCAGACGGCTGACCTGACCAGCACCGACAAGACGCTGTCGTTCACCTACACGGCGACGGGCACGGGCGGCACGGGCGGCACGGGCGGCACGGGCGGCACGGGCGGCAACGGCAACCCCAGCACCATCGCTGGCATTCAGATCACCTCGCCGTTGCCCAACAGCACTGTGACCGGCACCTCAGTTGTGGTGGGCTACAACATCACCGGTACCCTGACCAACATCAAGTGCGGTGTCCAGGGCGGCACCCTCACCCCCAGCACCAACTCGTCGGCCACCGCCGGCAACTGCCCTGTCAGTCTGGTGGGCGTGCCCAACGGCCCTGTGACCCTGGTCGTGAGTGGTACGGACAGCACCGGCGCAACCGCGACGGCTTCCGTGACTATCAACCTGAACGTCGCGGCGGGCACCACTGGCCTGACCTTCGATCCTCAGATCACGTCAGACCCCGTCACCGGAATCGTGAACTACGAAGATCCGAAGTACAACAACGGTGCAGCCCGCATCGTCCCGCAGCAGATCGACACCACCGGCTACACCCCGGTGCAGTACCTGCGCGGCACCGTCGGCATCAACTTCAACCCGGCCGTCGCCACCGGCAGCCGCGTCGAACTGTACGTGGCCAACAGCTCCAGCGGCCCGGCGCTCAACTACCTCTACGACAGCCTGGCCCCCGGCCCGCGCCCCACGCCCGACCTCTACCCTGCGGATACGGTTGCCTTCGACACCACCCAGCTCAACAACCAGCAGGGACAGTTGCTCTACTTCGTGACCCGCACGACCACCGGCACGAACATCACGACTGCTGCCGTGCCGTTCATCGTGGACAACACCGGCCCGCAGTCGCCCCAGGTGACCACCCAGGGCGCAGGCGACGCCAACAGCAACTTCATCGAGAGCCTGTGCAACACCCCCGGCTCTGCTGCGGCGCGCGGCACGGTGCTGGAGCGCCTGGCCAACGGCGGCCTGACCGACAACGCTGGCCCGCTGCCCTCCGGTCTGGAGAACATCCGGTACTACTACGTTCCGGCTAGCTTCCAGAACCAGCTGCCCCCTCCCGGTGCGTTGGGCTCCTCGCAGGCGACCGCACGTGCCAACTTTGTCATCCAGAATGGTCTTCTGGCGGCGGGTACCACCGTTGAGGCAGCTGGCCCCAACGGCGATTACCGCGTCACCGTACCGACCAACCCCCTTGCCCCCGCTGCGCCTGTCGCTTACCGCGACGGCCGCTACATCGTGATCGCGGTGGCCACCGACAAGCTGGGCAACAAGACCGCTTCTCAGGCCAACGCGCTGCTGACCATCGACAACACCGGCCCGGTCATCAACGGCGGCATTGTCGACACCAGCCCGCTGCCCTTCAAGGCCAAGCCCGGCTTCCTCAGCGACTACGGCTCACTGGCCGGCAGCATCACCGACACGGGTGGCGTGGGCTTTGCGGGAGACGGTGTCTTCGGCTCCAATGGCCTTGGGCTTACCCTGGGCGGCCTGAACTTCCCCATTTTCAACGGGACCTGCGGTGCGACCAATCTCAACCTGGCCGGTCAGTTCAGCACGATCATCAACAGCAACCTGATCGCCGACGGCACCTACAACCTCGGCGGCTCGATCACCGATTTGCTGGGTAACCCGGCGCAGGCCGCGACCAACGGTGTGGGCACGGTCAACGGCACCGCCGCTGCACCCGCGACCATCACCATCGACAACACCGACCCCTCGGTCGACATCGTCTCTCCGAGCATCGGTCAGTCGTTCCTCGCGGGCGACAATCTCGGCATCAACAGCCAGGTCACCGATCAGACCTCCGGTCTGGCCGATACCTACGCCTTCCTCAGCGACCGCGATCCAGCTGGTCTGAACGGTGCGCCTGTGGCGCAAGGAATCGGCACGACCGGTTACACGGCGCGTAACTTCGCTCCCTTCATCAGCGACGGCGACCTCGGTGGTGCCTTGAACCCGGTCCAGAACGAGAATCTCCGTGGCTACGCCGTCATTGACACGCCAGTGCAGATCGGCGGCGCTCGCGGCAACGCGCCCGTCTTCAATGTGGCGGTTGCTGGTGCCCCCGTGGCCCCGACCGTTCAGAAGCAGTTGAGCACGGTCGTCAGCGCGACGGCGCTCTACGCACGCTACCCGGCCGAAGCCAATGTCAAGAACAACCAGCCCCACCAGTCACAGGTTATGATCATGGCCGTCGACAACGCCGGTAACGCGACCTTGCAGGCCCGCTCGATCATCGTTCGCCCCTCGGTTGACAATCCCAACCCCGGTCAGGTGCCTGTGAGCACTGGCAACGGCGGCGGCGTGCTCTTCCCGGTCGGCAGCCATGTCCCGACGCTGGACAAATTCGACGCTTACCTCCAGAGCCTCGGCACGGTTTCAACGTCCACCTTCACTGGCCAGGCTCCTGATTACCGCTACATCACCAACGGCAGCTTGCAGGCGGGCGGCAGCGACAACTTCGATGCAGGCGGTGCAACGTTGGTTCCCCCCTTCCTCTTGGGCGACACCCTTAACGACATCTACAACATCGACTTGCTGATTCCCAACACCCGTTCCAACAACGGCGCGTCGGCTACAGGCGCGGTGACCAACAACTTCTACAAGCAGTTCGGTGTGGGTGCCTGGCAGAAGATCGTCTGCTGGCAGGATGACACGGTGCTTGGTACTGGCACCGGCGAAGGCACGACTCCCTGTGGACCGTTCGTGGCGACTGGTGTTGACACCAACTCGACCAATCTCGCCCAGTTCACTAGTCTCCACGATCCCTCGTTCTCTACCCCGAATGGTACCCCCCGCCAAATCGCGGGCACCCGCTCGGTCTGGGGCGATACCTCGATCGCCAACGCTGGCCGCACGGCCCTCAACGACTACGCACCCTGGTTCAGCTACGGCAACGGCTTTACGGCCAGCAACGTCTCGCGTGCCAGCGTAACCATCGATGATCCCACCAACACCAACCCTGGTGGCGGTGCCAGTGCCTTCGCCGTCATCACCAACGACAGCAAGGGTTATTACCAGTCCACAGGTGAAACGGTGGCTCAGACCTCCAGCGTTCAGTTCGCGCCGGAGTTCAGCAGCACCAACTACACCATCAATCAGGGCCAAACGTTGACCTTCCTGGTCACCGATCAGAACAACGCCACCGGTGCAACGACTCCTGAATACCGTGTGCTGAGCGGTGCCACTGGTAACACGACGTCAAGCGGCTACGTTGTCACGAGTGTCACGCCTGTGAACATCTCGGCCAGCACGGCTGCGTACTACGTAACTGTCACAAACGACGGTAAGATCAATGGAAATCAGGTGGTTCCGCCTACACTGACCCCAGCGGGCAGCGTGGCGGGTAGCAGCATCATTCGTCTACAGAAAATCTCGGCTCCGATCGCAACCTCCGCGCCGGTGACTGTTACGGTGACTGCCTCCACCACCACGAACCCGTAA
- the glmM gene encoding phosphoglucosamine mutase, which yields MTQRQFFGTDGIRAVAGEYPLTPLWVMQLGAAAGEVLRGRSVRPSVVIGKDTRQSGDMLEAALAAGLTSRGVNVTHLGVLPTPGVSYLTRELHADAGVVISASHNPYQDNGIKFFGATGEKLSDALEAEMETMLSRVTDLVPVTGVDMGSVTNYTEAERLYASFLRSHAPDLSGLRIAMDCANGAAYRVAPRIFQAAGADVFAVYTNPDGRNINRGCGSTHLGHLKQLVRGDTFDLGVAFDGDADRCLFVDSRGNEVHGDHMLLLAARARKERSVVTTIMSNMALEVILQTGGVALERTAVGDRYVYERMQAKGLTLGGEQSGHLLFLDVSPTGDGVLSALLTLKAMRQLGTTLDALHDELVMFPQTLISVPVKDKQAVSRDPQVQAALRAAEVQLSGRGRVNVRPSGTESLVRVMVEGQDAAEIHDLARHLVNVIEGCGV from the coding sequence ATGACCCAGCGCCAATTTTTCGGCACCGACGGCATCCGCGCTGTGGCGGGCGAGTACCCCCTGACCCCTCTGTGGGTCATGCAACTCGGCGCGGCGGCGGGTGAGGTCCTGCGGGGCCGCAGCGTGCGCCCCAGCGTCGTCATCGGCAAAGACACCCGCCAGAGCGGTGACATGCTCGAAGCGGCGCTGGCTGCCGGGCTGACCAGTCGGGGCGTCAACGTAACCCACCTGGGGGTGCTGCCGACCCCCGGGGTGAGCTACCTGACCCGCGAACTCCACGCCGACGCGGGCGTGGTCATCAGCGCTTCGCACAACCCGTATCAGGACAACGGCATCAAGTTTTTCGGGGCCACCGGCGAGAAACTCAGCGACGCCCTGGAAGCCGAGATGGAGACCATGCTCAGCCGCGTGACCGACCTCGTGCCCGTGACCGGCGTGGACATGGGCAGCGTCACCAACTACACCGAGGCCGAGCGTCTGTACGCCAGCTTTCTGCGCTCGCACGCGCCGGACCTGTCGGGTCTCAGAATTGCCATGGACTGCGCCAACGGGGCGGCCTACCGGGTCGCGCCGCGCATCTTCCAGGCGGCGGGCGCGGACGTGTTCGCCGTCTACACCAACCCCGATGGGCGCAACATCAACCGGGGCTGCGGCAGCACCCACCTCGGCCACCTCAAGCAACTGGTGCGCGGCGACACCTTCGACCTGGGCGTGGCTTTCGACGGCGACGCCGACCGCTGCCTGTTCGTGGACTCGCGCGGCAACGAGGTTCACGGCGACCATATGCTGCTGCTGGCCGCCCGCGCCCGCAAGGAGCGCAGCGTCGTGACCACCATCATGAGCAATATGGCGCTGGAGGTGATCTTGCAGACCGGCGGGGTGGCCCTGGAGCGCACGGCTGTCGGTGACCGCTACGTCTACGAGCGGATGCAGGCCAAGGGGCTGACCCTGGGCGGCGAGCAGAGCGGGCACCTGCTGTTTCTGGACGTGTCGCCCACCGGGGACGGGGTGCTGAGCGCCCTGCTGACCCTCAAGGCCATGCGCCAGCTCGGCACCACGCTCGACGCCCTGCACGACGAACTGGTGATGTTCCCGCAGACGCTGATCAGCGTGCCGGTCAAGGACAAGCAGGCGGTCAGCCGCGACCCGCAGGTGCAGGCGGCGCTGCGGGCGGCGGAGGTGCAGCTCTCGGGCCGGGGACGGGTCAATGTGCGCCCCAGCGGTACCGAGAGCCTGGTGCGGGTGATGGTGGAGGGCCAGGACGCCGCCGAGATTCACGACTTGGCCCGGCACCTGGTGAACGTGATCGAGGGCTGCGGCGTTTAG
- a CDS encoding acyl-CoA thioesterase — translation MAVAHHANYPIWFEVGRSELMRTLGVPYGEIEARGLYFMLSSLEVQYRAAARYDDLLSLVTTVEAVQSRAVTFAYTLRCGETLVATGKTHHITTDRQYRIVRIPDDILPHLRGGHST, via the coding sequence ATGGCCGTGGCACACCACGCCAACTACCCGATCTGGTTCGAGGTGGGCCGCAGCGAGCTGATGCGCACACTGGGCGTGCCCTACGGCGAGATCGAGGCGCGGGGGCTGTACTTCATGCTTTCCAGCCTGGAAGTGCAGTACCGTGCCGCTGCCCGCTACGACGATTTGCTGAGTCTGGTGACGACGGTGGAAGCAGTGCAGTCGCGGGCCGTGACGTTTGCCTACACGCTGAGGTGCGGCGAGACGCTAGTGGCGACGGGCAAGACGCATCACATCACGACCGACCGGCAATACAGAATCGTCCGCATCCCCGACGACATCCTGCCGCACCTGCGCGGAGGCCACTCGACTTAA
- the aroA gene encoding 3-phosphoshikimate 1-carboxyvinyltransferase yields the protein MTALHPPHAHADGLPDTFDVRVHPARELRGTLRAQPSKNYTTRYLLAAALTQASSNGPVRVVGVAQSEDAAAMLRCLADWGAGTELVGEDAVIRGFGAGPAAGVTLNPGNAGAVARFLMGVAALTTDTTFVTDYPDSLGKRPQGDLLEALGRLGARVSSDGGRLPVQISGPVRGGSVEVSAEKSSQYASALLFLAPLLPGGLDLRLTGDIKSHAPLRQTLDTLATFAIKASANEDLSRIRVPGGQKYMAERVLVPGDYPGSAAILAAAAILPGEVRLGNLRENDLQGERDAVAVLREMGADIERTGDTLTVRGGQPLKAVTRDGDGFTDAVQALSAAAACAEGETTWKNVSTLRLKECDRISDTRRELEQLGLSVSETGDSLSITGTPIIAGGITVSGHGDHRMIMLLTVLGLRAERPLRITGAHHIRKSYPLFFRHLEELGAQFEYLPTDTR from the coding sequence ATGACTGCTCTTCATCCTCCCCATGCCCACGCTGACGGCCTGCCCGACACCTTCGACGTGCGGGTTCACCCGGCCCGCGAATTGCGCGGCACGCTGCGCGCCCAGCCCAGCAAGAACTACACCACCCGCTACCTGCTGGCGGCGGCGCTCACCCAGGCCAGCAGCAACGGCCCGGTACGCGTCGTGGGCGTGGCCCAGAGCGAGGACGCCGCCGCCATGCTGCGTTGCCTGGCCGACTGGGGCGCGGGTACCGAACTTGTCGGCGAGGACGCTGTGATTCGCGGCTTCGGCGCGGGTCCCGCAGCAGGTGTCACCCTCAACCCCGGCAACGCGGGCGCGGTGGCCCGTTTCCTGATGGGCGTGGCGGCGCTGACGACCGATACCACCTTCGTCACCGATTACCCCGACTCGCTCGGCAAACGGCCCCAGGGTGACCTGCTCGAAGCCCTGGGGCGGCTGGGCGCACGGGTCAGCAGCGACGGCGGCAGACTGCCAGTGCAGATCAGCGGCCCGGTGCGCGGCGGAAGCGTGGAAGTCTCGGCGGAAAAGTCCAGCCAGTACGCCTCGGCGCTGCTGTTTCTCGCGCCGCTGCTGCCCGGTGGCCTGGACCTGCGCCTGACCGGCGACATCAAGAGCCACGCCCCGCTGCGTCAGACCCTGGACACCCTGGCGACGTTCGCCATCAAAGCCAGCGCCAACGAGGACCTGTCACGCATCCGCGTTCCCGGCGGGCAGAAGTACATGGCCGAGCGGGTGCTGGTGCCCGGCGATTACCCCGGCTCGGCGGCAATTCTGGCGGCAGCAGCCATCCTGCCGGGCGAGGTCAGGCTCGGCAACCTGCGCGAGAACGACCTCCAGGGCGAGCGCGACGCCGTCGCGGTGCTGCGCGAGATGGGCGCGGACATCGAGCGAACGGGCGACACCCTGACGGTGCGTGGTGGGCAGCCCCTCAAAGCCGTGACCCGCGACGGTGACGGCTTTACCGACGCGGTGCAGGCCCTCAGCGCCGCCGCCGCCTGTGCGGAGGGCGAAACCACCTGGAAGAATGTCTCGACGCTGCGCCTCAAGGAATGTGACCGCATCTCCGATACCCGGCGCGAGCTGGAACAACTCGGCCTGAGCGTCAGCGAAACTGGAGACAGCCTGAGCATCACCGGCACGCCGATTATCGCGGGTGGAATCACGGTCAGCGGCCACGGAGACCACCGCATGATCATGCTGCTGACCGTACTGGGCCTGCGCGCCGAGCGCCCCCTGCGGATTACCGGCGCACACCACATCCGCAAGAGCTACCCGCTGTTTTTCCGCCACCTGGAAGAATTGGGCGCTCAATTCGAGTATCTGCCGACCGACACCCGCTAA
- the rbfA gene encoding 30S ribosome-binding factor RbfA gives MKPQQVESQLVRVLTDAIGSLNDPRVPLIVTVEAVSLTPDFVQARVYVSSMGDMDALLEALQNARGHLQRQVAQVVKLRRTPLLEFFAADDRKW, from the coding sequence ATGAAGCCGCAGCAGGTGGAATCCCAGCTCGTGCGGGTGCTGACCGACGCCATCGGCAGCCTGAATGACCCCCGCGTGCCACTGATCGTGACGGTGGAGGCGGTCAGCCTGACGCCGGACTTCGTGCAGGCCCGCGTGTACGTGTCCTCGATGGGCGATATGGACGCGCTGCTGGAAGCCCTCCAGAACGCGCGCGGCCATTTGCAGCGTCAGGTCGCCCAGGTGGTCAAGCTGCGCCGCACGCCGCTGCTGGAGTTTTTCGCAGCAGACGACCGCAAGTGGTGA
- a CDS encoding replication-associated recombination protein A translates to MTLFDPPAPLAERLRPRNLEEVVGQRHLLGPGKPLTRTLASGRLGSFILWGPPGVGKTTLARLMAHEVAAHFIALSAVSAGVKDVREATAEAERLKGRGRRTILFLDEIHRFNKAQQDALLPHVESGLLTLIGATTENPSFEVNPALRSRARTLVLEALSQDDVRGLLDRALSDSRGLPGVAAQPEALDLLARLADGDARRALSTLEVASTLADPITPEAVTEAFGRHLPQMDKGGEDFYNLISALHKSVRGSHPDAALYWLARMVEGGADSLYVARRIVRMAAEDIGLADPQALRLAIAARDTAEFLGSPEGDLALAQAVVYLALAPKSNSVYTAWKAALSAVREGEHLPVPLHLRNAPTALMRSQGYGQGYAYYFDDPEGSFAQTYLPEGHDLALYRPDGEGWETKVRERWRKLQAAHRGEPESE, encoded by the coding sequence ATGACCCTCTTTGATCCGCCCGCCCCGCTGGCCGAGCGCCTGCGCCCCCGCAATCTGGAGGAAGTCGTGGGCCAGCGTCACCTGCTCGGCCCTGGCAAACCGCTGACCCGCACCCTGGCCTCCGGGCGGCTGGGGTCATTCATTTTGTGGGGACCGCCGGGCGTGGGCAAAACCACCCTGGCCCGCTTGATGGCCCACGAGGTCGCGGCGCATTTCATCGCCCTCTCGGCGGTCTCGGCAGGCGTCAAGGACGTGCGCGAGGCCACCGCTGAGGCCGAGCGCCTCAAGGGACGCGGCAGGCGGACCATCCTCTTTCTCGACGAGATTCACCGCTTCAACAAGGCCCAGCAAGACGCCCTGCTGCCGCACGTGGAGTCGGGCCTGCTGACCCTGATCGGCGCGACCACCGAGAACCCCAGCTTCGAGGTCAACCCGGCGCTCAGGTCGCGGGCCAGGACGCTGGTGCTGGAGGCGCTCAGCCAGGACGATGTGCGCGGCCTGCTCGACCGCGCCCTGAGCGATTCGCGCGGCTTGCCCGGTGTGGCGGCCCAGCCGGAAGCGCTGGACCTGCTGGCCCGCCTGGCTGACGGTGACGCCCGCCGCGCCCTGAGCACCCTGGAAGTCGCCTCGACGCTGGCCGACCCCATCACCCCGGAAGCCGTGACCGAGGCGTTTGGCCGCCACCTGCCGCAGATGGACAAGGGCGGCGAGGACTTCTACAACCTGATCTCGGCGCTGCACAAATCGGTGCGAGGCAGCCACCCCGACGCCGCGCTCTACTGGCTGGCCCGCATGGTGGAGGGCGGGGCCGACAGCCTATACGTGGCCCGCCGGATCGTGCGAATGGCGGCCGAGGACATCGGTCTGGCCGACCCGCAGGCGCTGCGACTGGCGATTGCCGCCCGCGACACCGCCGAATTTCTGGGCAGTCCCGAGGGCGATCTGGCGCTGGCGCAGGCGGTGGTGTATCTGGCGCTGGCTCCCAAGAGCAACAGTGTATATACAGCCTGGAAAGCGGCCCTCAGCGCCGTGCGTGAGGGTGAGCATCTGCCGGTGCCGCTGCACCTGAGGAACGCGCCCACCGCCCTGATGCGCTCGCAGGGCTACGGCCAGGGCTACGCCTACTACTTCGACGACCCGGAAGGCAGCTTTGCCCAGACGTATTTGCCGGAAGGCCATGACCTCGCCCTCTACCGCCCGGACGGGGAAGGCTGGGAGACGAAGGTCCGGGAGCGCTGGCGCAAATTGCAGGCCGCGCACCGGGGCGAGCCGGAAAGCGAGTGA